In Rhodococcus pseudokoreensis, the DNA window GTCCGGGGTGTTCACCGGTGTCAGCACCGCCAGCTCGCTGCTGATCACGCTCGGCCTCGTGCTGGTGCTGTCGTTCTTCTTCATCAAGGACGGCCCCCGGTTCATCCCCTGGCTGCATTCCGTCAGCGGCGGCCGCGCGGGCCGTCACCTCGAAGTGGTGCTGGGCCGCATGTGGGACACGCTCGGTGGATTCATCCGCACTCAGGCTCTGGTCAGCCTCATCGACGCCGTCTTCATCGGGGCCGGGCTGGTGATTCTGGGTGTGCCACTCGCACCGGTCCTCGCGATCCTGACGTTCATCGGTGGCTTCATCCCGATCGTCGGTGCGTTCGTCGCCGGCGCACTCGCCGTGCTGGTCGCACTGGTCGCCAATGGTCTCACCACCGCGGTGATCGTGCTGATCATCATCATCGTGGTGCAGCAGATCGAGGGCAACGTGCTGCAGCCCGTTCTCCAGAGCAAGAGCATGAAACTGCACGCCGTCGTGGTCCTCCTCGCCGTCACCGCCGGTGGCTCCGTGTTCGGAATCGTCGGCGCCTTCCTCGCGGTGCCCGCCGCCGCCGTCGCCGCCGTGGTGGTGCGCTACATCGGCGAGCAGATCGACGAGCACAGCGCCGAGAGCAACATCCCCGACGCCGTCGCCGCGAACGAAGACCTCGACGACGCCGAACGGGAGGGCGTCACCGTCGACGAGACCGCCGTCGCGTCGAAGCCGGACTGACCGGCGGTCAACCGGCCACGACCTCCACGGTCGAGCCGGTGCGTCCGCGGATCACGTGCAGCCTGCTCGGGATCCGCTGACGCATCTCGTCGACGTGACTGACGACCCCCACCACCCGGCCGCCGTCACGCAGCTCGTCGAGAACACCCATCACCAAGTCGAGGGTGTCCGCGTCGAGGGTGCCGAATCCCTCGTCGATGAACATCGTGTCGAGCACGACGCCACCCGACTCGGCCGCCACCACATCGGCGAGACCGAGCGCCAGCGACAGCGACGCAAGGAACGACTCACCACCGGACAGGGTCTTGGCCGAACGCACCACCCCGGTGTAGTCGTCGCGGATATCCAGCCCCAGGCCGCCGCGGCGGCCTCGCGGGCCGGCCTCGTCGCTGTGGACGAACTCGTAGCGCCCGGCCGACATGCGGCCGAGCCGCACGGACGCCGACACCGCGACCTCTTCCAGCCGGGCCGCGAGCACATACGACCGCAGCGACATCTTCCTCGCGTTCTGGCCACGGCCCGCGATCACCTCGGCGAGCGCGGCCAACTCCTCGTGCGCGGCCTGCATCGGGGCAATCGTCTCGGCGGTCTTGTCGAGCTGACCGACGTACCGTTCCAGGTCGAGCAGTCGGCGCTCGGCGTCGGACGCCGCCGCGACGGCGACGTCCACGACCTCCGCCGCCGCGTCGTGCGCGTGCCGGACGGCCGCCAAATCCACGGGTTCCGCGTCGGCGACAGCGGCGACCTCGGGATCGTCGAGCACTCTGCGCGCCCCCACCTCGGCGTCCCGCGCCGCCGTGAGGGCGGCCTCGATCTCATTCCGGCGAGCGGCCGTCCGGACCGCGGCCACGGCGTCGCCGATGCCGCCGAAACCGGCGTCCCCGGCGAGCGCCTGAGCCTTGGCCGCGAGTTCACGGGCCGCCGACTCGGCACCGGCGCCCGCGTCCCGCGCGTCCAGCAGTTCCGATGCCGCCTCGGCGAGCGCGTCGAGTCGCGCGCGACGATCCTCGACGCTCGGGTCGTCGCCCGCCGCCTGACTCACCCGGGCCCGGATCTCCCCGAGTTGCGTCGTGCTCGCCGCGATTCGCTCGGCCACCGTGGCGGCATCGGCGCCGACGTCCCGCGACCGTTCCTGCAGCCGGCTCTCGCGGTCCCGCAGTTCGGTGAGGATCGCGGATCGGCGCTCCACCTGATCCCCGAGCGCAGTCGCCTCCCGCACCGCCGACTCCGCGGCCGAGAGTGCCTGCGCGAGTTCGTCCGCGTCACCGTCGCCGCCGCGCTGCACGAGCACGTCGATCGCGCGCTCGGCCGCGCCGAGTTTCTCGGTCGCGGTCGTCAGCGCCGCCGCGGCTTTCTGCTCCGCCGCGCGTGCCTGGTCCTCGCCGGCCTTCGTGACCGACAGCTCGGACGGTTCCGCGGGCCGCGGGTGCTCGGGTGAACCACACACCTGGCACGGGACACCGTCCTCGAGCGTGCCCGCCAGTTCGGCGGCCATGCCCGTAATCCGGCGTTGCATCAGGTCGAGCCAGTGTTCCCGCGCGTCCTGGTGCTGCTCCCGGGCCTCGTGCACCGCGCGTTCGAGGCGATCCCGCTCGACGCGGCGGGTGCGCAGATCCGCCGCCGCGGAGGCCGCGTCGGCTGCCCGGTCCCGGGTGTCGACGAGGCCGGGCAGTGCGGCGCGGGCCTTCTCCGCCGAGTCGAGCGCCTTCTCCGCTTCCCGCTGGGCGAGTGGTAGTTGTTTCCGCTCCCGGGACAGCGCGTCACCGGCCTCGGTGAGTTCGACCTGCCGCGCGCGCAGCCGTTCCACCTCGACGGTGAGCCGGTCGGCGGCAACGGATTCGGCGAGTGCGCCGTCGAGCCGCACGATCTCGTCACGCCAGGTGCGGATTCCGGCCCGGATGTGCTCGCGTTCGTCGACGGTCGGCGGCCAGGACAACTCCGCAACGAGGTCGGCGCCGCCCACGCTCGCGCGCAGTCGGTCGGTGATCGCCCCGACGTTCCGCGCTGCGGCCGCGGCTTTGGCCCGGGCGGCGTCGGCGTCGCGCGCCACCGTCGCGACCGGTTCTGCCCGGCGCGCATCGGCCAGTTCGGCGACGAGGACGGCCCGCTGACCGGCACCCGCTGCGTGGGTGTCGAGTTCCGTCTGGGCTCGCCGCCGGCGGGTCTGCAGTTCGAGGACGCGGCGCGCCTCCGTGAGCGCATCACGGGCCACCATCGCCCGGCCCTTCGCTTTGTGCAGGTCGTCCGCTGCCAGGTCGCGGGTTGCGCGCGCCTCGTCCTCGAGCTTGTGGGCCCAGGTCACCGGATCGGCGTCGGCGCCGCCCTCGATCCCGGCGGCAGTCGCGACTCTCGCGAGCAGCAGGTCGACGGACCGCTGGTGCTCGTCGAGTTCGTGGGCGCTGGTGCGCCTGCGGTCGAGGAACCACTCCTCCACCGTCTCGAATCGCGTGGTGTCGAACAGCCGCTCCAGCAGCTGGCCGCGCTCCTCGGTGTCGGCGCGCAGGAACTTCGCGAACTCGCCCTGCGGCAGCAGCACCACCTGGAAGAACTGGTCGGCGCTCATGCCCATCAGCCGCCCGACCTCGTCGGCGATGTCGGGGATCCGGGACAGGTTCTCGCCGTGACCGTCGAGCCAGGTCAGCGTGGCCTTCGCGTTCTCCTTGATCGTCCCCGACCCGCGACGCTTGGGCCGCTCGAACTCCGGGCTGCGGACGAGCCGCAGATGCCGGCCGGCGATCGTCGCCTCGAGTGTCACCGTCGGAACGGATCCGGCGGGAGCGTGGTCGGACAGGAGGCGCTTGCCGTCCTTCCGCACCCCGGGCACGGTGCCGTACAGCGCGAACGCCACCGCGTCGAGGACCGTCGTCTTGCCGGCCCCGGTATGACCGTGCAGCAGAAACAGCCCGTCCGCACCGAGCCGGTCGAAGTCGACTTCCACGGATCCTGCGAACGGCCCGAAGGCTTCGACCTCCAGTCGATGCAGCCTCATGCCGTCTGTTCCAGCGCGACGACCTCGGCGGTGTCCTCGCCGGCCCGGTCGGCGTAACCGAGGGCGGCCTCGACCAGCCGGATCTCGCTCGTCGACGGTGCGCTGCGCAGATCGGTGAGGAAGCTGCGGGTGATCTGCAGATCACTGCGTCCGTGCACCTTGTCGCGGTAGCGCAGATCGTCGGCACCGTCCGGGCGCTGCCATTCGAGGTGGACGGCGAACGGGAACCGGGTCTGCAGCGCGCGCATGGCGTCGACCGGACGTTCCGGGTCGGTGAGCACCGCCGACACGTAGCAGTCCTCGGCGTCGCGGTACGCGTCGTCCTCGAGCAACTGCTGCACCGTCCCCGTCAGCTGCTTCAGACCGCGGACCACCGGCAGATCGACCCGCTCGACGGAGTGCAGTCCGTCGGCGTCGAGGTCCACGAGGAAGACGGCCTTGCCGTGGGTGCGCTCACCGAACGAGTACGGCAGCGGCGAACCCGAGTACCGGATGTTCCCGGTGAGGGTCTGCGGCGAGTGGAGGTGGCCGAGCGCGACGTAGTCGACCCCGCCGAAAGCGGACGCCGACACGGTCTCGACGCCGCCGACGGAAATCGACCGCTCCGACCCGGCGGCCTCCGCCCCGACCACGAACGCGTGGGCCAGCACCACCGACCGGGTGCGCGGCGCGTTTTCACGGCGCGCGTCCAGGTCGGTGCGGACACGGCCCATCGCGGCGTCGAGGATCTCGGCGTGCGACCGGGCGTCAGGCACGTCGAGTTGCGCGCGGGTGATCTCGGGCTCGAGATACGGGATGCCGTAGAACGCGACGGGTCCGTGCGCGTCCTCGAGCACGACGGGCGCGCTGATCCCGGAGACCGTCGTCATGAGGTGCAGCCCACCCGCGCGGGAGAACGCGGCACCCGCGCCGAGCCGCGCTGCGGAATCGTGGTTGCCGGACGTGGCGACGATGACCGCGCCCGCGTCCCGGATGGCTTCGAATCCGCGGTTGCACACGGTGACGGCGTCCGCGCTGGGAATCGACCGGTCGTACACGTCGCCGGGAACGACGACGACGTCCACACCGTGCTCGGCGACGAGAGCGGCGATCGCATCGAGCACACGGGCCTGGTCGGTGAGCAGGTCCACCCCGTGGAACGTGCGTCCGATGTGCCAGTCCGAAGTGTGCAGGATCCTCATGTCCCGAGACCGTAGAGCACCGTGCCGACAACCTCGAACACCTCGCCCGCGTGGCGTCCGGCCGAATGGGCTGTCGGTGGGCGGGTGCACCATGAGCCACATCGCCACATCGAGTCCCGGGTCACAGTCACCGCCCGCAAGCTCCACGACCTCGACGTGTTCGACGACGACCTCACCGAGGTCAGCGCCGTAGATTCGTGGTCGCGATGCACAAATCTCGAGGATCTCTCGGGCTCCACCGGTCACGCCAACGGAGCTACTCGACAAGTTGCCGCTACTGTCGTTGTGTGTCTGCAACCCAACGTGCTCGCTCTGGGGTGCCGCTCGACAGGCGGTCGATTGTCCCTACGGTCCCCGGTCTCCCCTGGTGGGGTGTCATTCTCCTGGCCGTCGGAGTCAGTTTTGTCGGATTCGCTGTCGATGCGGCTCGTGGCACCGAACTCACGGCGGCGTTCTCCACCTTCTACTTCCTCGGCTGTGTCCTCGCCGTGGCGGCTGCCGGCAACCGGGCGCTGTTCACCGCGATCGTCCAGCCGCCGCTGATCCTGTTCGTGGCGGTGCCGCTCGGGCAGAGCCTGATCGCGGAGGAGAACAGCACCGCACTGAAAGACCTGGCGATCAACGTCGCGTATCCGCTGGTCAACCGATTCCCGGTGATGCTTGCCGCCACCGTGGTGACGCTGCTGATCGGTGGGCTCCGCCTCTTCCTGCTGCAACAGCGCAAGACCGGCCCCGCCCGGACCTCGGAGCGTCGACGTGCGCAGAAGGAGCAGCGGACGCCGCGCGCCGCCCGCCCCCGGCGCACCGCCGAAGGGTCGGAGCAGTCCCCGCCGCCGCGTCGGGCGCGGGACAGGGACACCGCGAGGGACGCTGCACGGGAGCACCCCCGGTCGTCGCGACGGGCAGCCACTCCGCCGCCCCGCCGCTCGTCCTCGTCGGGCGGGCGCACGGCTCCCCCACCACCGATGGTCGACCGGGCAGCGCAGGCGCCCCGTTCGGCAAAGCCGCGGACCACGCAGGCGCCGCGATCGGTACCGCCGCGGACCATGCCACGGCCCGACAACGACGTGCCTGCCCACCCCATTCCGCAGGTGCGTTACCGCGACCGGTACGAGCCGCCGTTCGAGTCGGAGCAGCCCCGCTAGAGCGAGGACGGCGCCGGGAGCGGGCCGATCAGGTCCGCGCGGCGCGAAGCTCGCGCGGCAGTGCGAACACCAGCGTCTCGTTGGCCGTGGTGACCGACTGGACGTCGTGGAATCCGTGCTCGTCGAGCAGATCGATCACACCCCGCACCAGGATTTCCGGTACGGACGCGCCCGACGTGATCCCCACGGTCCGGACGCCGTCGAGCCAGGCCGGATCCACTTCGCGGGCGTAATCGACCAGGTACGACGCCTTCGCGCCCGCACCCAGCGCGACCTCGACGAGGCGAACCGAGTTGGAGGAGTTGCGGGATCCGACGACGATGACGAGATCGCATTCGGGGGCCATCGCCTTGACCGCCACCTGACGGTTCTGGGTGGCGTAGCAGATGTCGTCGCTCGGCGGGTCCTGCAGACTCGGGAAACGCTCCCGCAGGCGCGCGACCGTCTGCATCGTCTCGTCGACGCTCAGCGTGGTCTGCGACAACCAGATGACCTTCGATTCGTCGCGGACCGTCACGGCGTCGACGGAATCGGGGCCGTCCACGAGTTGCACGTGATCGGGGGCCTCGCCGGCCGTGCCCTCCACTTCCTCGTGGCCCTCGTGGCCGATGAGGAGGATGTCGAAGTCGTCGCGGGCGAATCGCTTGGCTTCCTGGTGGACCTTCGTGACCAGCGGGCACGTGGCGTCGATGGTGCGCAGATTGCGTGCGGCGGCCGATTCGTGGACCGCCGGTGACACGCCGTGGGCGGAGAACACGAGCAGCGCACCCTCCGGAACCTCGTCGGTCTCGTCGACGAAGACCACACCCTGATCGCTGAGCGTCTCGACGACGTGCCGGTTGTGGACGATCTCCTTACGCACGTAGATGGGGGCGCCGTGCTTCTCGAGCGCCTTCTCCACCGTCTCGACGGCGCGGTCCACGCCGGCGCAGTAGCCGCGGGGCTCTGCGAGCAGTACGCGCTTCCCGCCGTCGGCACGCGACGCTCCCGAATCTGCAGAACGTGTGATACCCACATTGAGTGGAACAGCCGAAGACATGGCTCCAGACTACGGGTCACCCCGGACGGACGACACTTTCGCGGGGCCTCGGCGGGGTAGTGTGCGCATCGTCGCACCCAAGTAGTCGACGCTGTGGGCCCGTCGGCTACCCAAACGTGCCGTTGTCAGGCAGGCTGTGGGAATGATTCGTCCCCCGTTCGTGGCGCGTGTCGCCGCTGGAATCGCCGTGACGGCCGTCGAAGAGGCCAGGAAACTGCCGACCACCGCGGCGACCCTGCCCATGACCGCGGTCAGTCAGGTGCTGCAGACCACCATGCGCGTGCAGCAGTCCATGACGGCGCTGGCCATCAAGGGCGACCAGGCCTTCGCACTCATCAACTGGACCCACGACGACGAGCAGCCCGCGTGGGCCGTCTTCGACGAGGACACCGATCCGGCGCCCGGCGTCGACGGTGCCACCGAGGAGCGGTCAGCCGGACCCGGCCGGTTCGCGCTGTACTCGCTGAGCCCGCAGGACGAGAGAACACCCGAGAAGGTCTCGGCCCCGAAGGCAGCACCCGCCGCCACCAACGGCGCCGCCACCACGAAAACGGCGAGCAAGAAGCCCGCCACCGTCCGGCCCGCCGTGGCCGAACCCGAGATCGTCGTCGTCCTCGACTACGGCACGCTGACCCTCGCCCAGTTGCGGGCGCGTCTGCGCAACCTGTCGGTCGAGGACCTGACGACGCTGCTGGACTACGAGAACGCGACCCTGGCCCGCGCGCCGTTCCAGACCATGCTGACCAACCGCATCACCACCGCCAAGGCCAAGTGACCTCCGCACAGCCCCGCGCAGCCAGTACCGGACCGAGTACCGCCGAGCAGCCGTGGCCGGTCCGCACCGTGTCGGCCAAGGTCGCACAGTGGATCGACCGGCTCGGGAGTGTCTGGGTGGAGGGACAGATCACCCAGATCAACGCGCGTCCGGGCACCCGGACGGCGTTTCTGGTGTTACGTGATCCCTCCGTCGACATGTCGCTGTCGGTGACTTGCTCCCCGCAGTTGCTGCAAAGCTCGCCCGTTCCGCTCACCGAAGGCAGCCGGGTGGTGATGTTCGGCAAGTTGTCGTTCTACACCGGCCGCGGTTCGGTCTCGTTGCGGGTCACGGAGATCCGCGCGATCGGGATCGGCGAGCTCCTGGCCAGGATCGAGCGGTTGCGCGCGCTGCTGGCCGCCGAGGGCCTGTTCGACCCGCGGCTGAAGCGTCCGCTGCCGTTCCTGCCCGGCACCATCGGGTTGATCACGGGACGTGCCAGCGCCGCCGAGCACGACGTCCTCAGCGTGGCGCAGCGCCGCTGGCCCGCCGTGCGCTTCGAGGTGCGCAACACTCCGGTGCAGGGCGCGACCGCCGTCCCGCAGATCCTCGACGCGTTGAAGGAACTGGACGCCGACCCGCACGTCGACGTGATCATCCTCGCGCGCGGCGGCGGCAGCGTGGAGGATCTGCTGCCGTTCTCCGACGAGACGCTGTGCCGGGCGATCGTCGCGTGCCGCACCCCGGTGGTCAGCGCCATCGGCCACGAACCGGACAGTCCGCTCAGCGACCACGTCGCCGACCTGCGGGCCGCGACACCGACGGACGCCGCCAAGCGGGTGGTGCCGGACGCCGTCGCCGAGCAGGCACTCGTCGGCGAACTGCGGTCGCGGAGCGCGGCCGCCCTGCGCAACTGGGTGCAGCGCGAGTCGCATCTGATCTCCCAGTTGCGCAGCAGGCCGGTCCTCGCGGACCCGTTGCGCGCACTCGACGACCGGTCGGACGAGATCGAGCGACTGCGGGAGGCCGGGCGACGCGACATCAGCCGGGCGATCGCCGCGGAGAGCACCACGATCGAGCACCTGCGGGCACGGCTGACGACCCTCGGCCCCGCCGCGACCCTGGCCCGCGGCTACTCCGTGGTCCAGCGGATCGTGCCGGACGGCGACCCGGAGGTTCTGCGTTCGGTCGACGACGCCCCGCCGGGCACCCAGATTCGCGTTCGAGTCGCCGACGGCGCAATCCGCGCCGCGGTGATGGGAAAGGACAAGTAGGAACATGAGCAACCCCACCGGAAACGACGCCGACATCGCGGAGCTCGGTTACGAGGCAGCGCGCGACGAACTCGTCGACGTGGTCAAGGTGCTCGAACAGGGTGGCCTCGACCTCGACGCGTCACTCGCGCTGTGGGAGCGCGGCGAGGCGCTGGCCAAACGCTGCGAGGAGCACCTCGCCGGGGCCCGCAAGCGCGTGGAGACAGCCCTCGCCCAGGCCGAGGACGAGGACTGATCCGCGCCCCCGTCGTCAGGCGGCGAGGATCGGGGCGTCGGCCGCCGCGGTGGTGAGCTGCTCGAACGCCTCGGGTGATGCGCTACCCGTGACGAGCAGCCGGACGTCGCCGAAGTCGGACACCCAGATCGGTTCGACACCCTCCCCGCCGTACACGATCCAGCTGTGACCTGCGACGTCCTCGGTGCCCG includes these proteins:
- a CDS encoding AI-2E family transporter → MTEKEATAPSGSTITKPDRGHLIGVGAMWLAKWSLVLVAISLGALLFGWIIEKLWVIVLPVLLAIVVCTVLWPPTRAMTKRRIPPAAAAATTLVVFIAVVAGIIAGIVPSVVSQAPELANKATQGINQVQDWLKGPPINLQDDQIDQGIHTIIVKVQESGTVIASGVFTGVSTASSLLITLGLVLVLSFFFIKDGPRFIPWLHSVSGGRAGRHLEVVLGRMWDTLGGFIRTQALVSLIDAVFIGAGLVILGVPLAPVLAILTFIGGFIPIVGAFVAGALAVLVALVANGLTTAVIVLIIIIVVQQIEGNVLQPVLQSKSMKLHAVVVLLAVTAGGSVFGIVGAFLAVPAAAVAAVVVRYIGEQIDEHSAESNIPDAVAANEDLDDAEREGVTVDETAVASKPD
- a CDS encoding AAA family ATPase, with protein sequence MRLHRLEVEAFGPFAGSVEVDFDRLGADGLFLLHGHTGAGKTTVLDAVAFALYGTVPGVRKDGKRLLSDHAPAGSVPTVTLEATIAGRHLRLVRSPEFERPKRRGSGTIKENAKATLTWLDGHGENLSRIPDIADEVGRLMGMSADQFFQVVLLPQGEFAKFLRADTEERGQLLERLFDTTRFETVEEWFLDRRRTSAHELDEHQRSVDLLLARVATAAGIEGGADADPVTWAHKLEDEARATRDLAADDLHKAKGRAMVARDALTEARRVLELQTRRRRAQTELDTHAAGAGQRAVLVAELADARRAEPVATVARDADAARAKAAAAARNVGAITDRLRASVGGADLVAELSWPPTVDEREHIRAGIRTWRDEIVRLDGALAESVAADRLTVEVERLRARQVELTEAGDALSRERKQLPLAQREAEKALDSAEKARAALPGLVDTRDRAADAASAAADLRTRRVERDRLERAVHEAREQHQDAREHWLDLMQRRITGMAAELAGTLEDGVPCQVCGSPEHPRPAEPSELSVTKAGEDQARAAEQKAAAALTTATEKLGAAERAIDVLVQRGGDGDADELAQALSAAESAVREATALGDQVERRSAILTELRDRESRLQERSRDVGADAATVAERIAASTTQLGEIRARVSQAAGDDPSVEDRRARLDALAEAASELLDARDAGAGAESAARELAAKAQALAGDAGFGGIGDAVAAVRTAARRNEIEAALTAARDAEVGARRVLDDPEVAAVADAEPVDLAAVRHAHDAAAEVVDVAVAAASDAERRLLDLERYVGQLDKTAETIAPMQAAHEELAALAEVIAGRGQNARKMSLRSYVLAARLEEVAVSASVRLGRMSAGRYEFVHSDEAGPRGRRGGLGLDIRDDYTGVVRSAKTLSGGESFLASLSLALGLADVVAAESGGVVLDTMFIDEGFGTLDADTLDLVMGVLDELRDGGRVVGVVSHVDEMRQRIPSRLHVIRGRTGSTVEVVAG
- a CDS encoding exonuclease SbcCD subunit D; the protein is MRILHTSDWHIGRTFHGVDLLTDQARVLDAIAALVAEHGVDVVVVPGDVYDRSIPSADAVTVCNRGFEAIRDAGAVIVATSGNHDSAARLGAGAAFSRAGGLHLMTTVSGISAPVVLEDAHGPVAFYGIPYLEPEITRAQLDVPDARSHAEILDAAMGRVRTDLDARRENAPRTRSVVLAHAFVVGAEAAGSERSISVGGVETVSASAFGGVDYVALGHLHSPQTLTGNIRYSGSPLPYSFGERTHGKAVFLVDLDADGLHSVERVDLPVVRGLKQLTGTVQQLLEDDAYRDAEDCYVSAVLTDPERPVDAMRALQTRFPFAVHLEWQRPDGADDLRYRDKVHGRSDLQITRSFLTDLRSAPSTSEIRLVEAALGYADRAGEDTAEVVALEQTA
- a CDS encoding DUF6542 domain-containing protein translates to MSATQRARSGVPLDRRSIVPTVPGLPWWGVILLAVGVSFVGFAVDAARGTELTAAFSTFYFLGCVLAVAAAGNRALFTAIVQPPLILFVAVPLGQSLIAEENSTALKDLAINVAYPLVNRFPVMLAATVVTLLIGGLRLFLLQQRKTGPARTSERRRAQKEQRTPRAARPRRTAEGSEQSPPPRRARDRDTARDAAREHPRSSRRAATPPPRRSSSSGGRTAPPPPMVDRAAQAPRSAKPRTTQAPRSVPPRTMPRPDNDVPAHPIPQVRYRDRYEPPFESEQPR
- a CDS encoding 4-hydroxy-3-methylbut-2-enyl diphosphate reductase, with the translated sequence MSSAVPLNVGITRSADSGASRADGGKRVLLAEPRGYCAGVDRAVETVEKALEKHGAPIYVRKEIVHNRHVVETLSDQGVVFVDETDEVPEGALLVFSAHGVSPAVHESAAARNLRTIDATCPLVTKVHQEAKRFARDDFDILLIGHEGHEEVEGTAGEAPDHVQLVDGPDSVDAVTVRDESKVIWLSQTTLSVDETMQTVARLRERFPSLQDPPSDDICYATQNRQVAVKAMAPECDLVIVVGSRNSSNSVRLVEVALGAGAKASYLVDYAREVDPAWLDGVRTVGITSGASVPEILVRGVIDLLDEHGFHDVQSVTTANETLVFALPRELRAART
- a CDS encoding lipid droplet-associated protein, producing the protein MIRPPFVARVAAGIAVTAVEEARKLPTTAATLPMTAVSQVLQTTMRVQQSMTALAIKGDQAFALINWTHDDEQPAWAVFDEDTDPAPGVDGATEERSAGPGRFALYSLSPQDERTPEKVSAPKAAPAATNGAATTKTASKKPATVRPAVAEPEIVVVLDYGTLTLAQLRARLRNLSVEDLTTLLDYENATLARAPFQTMLTNRITTAKAK
- the xseA gene encoding exodeoxyribonuclease VII large subunit; amino-acid sequence: MTSAQPRAASTGPSTAEQPWPVRTVSAKVAQWIDRLGSVWVEGQITQINARPGTRTAFLVLRDPSVDMSLSVTCSPQLLQSSPVPLTEGSRVVMFGKLSFYTGRGSVSLRVTEIRAIGIGELLARIERLRALLAAEGLFDPRLKRPLPFLPGTIGLITGRASAAEHDVLSVAQRRWPAVRFEVRNTPVQGATAVPQILDALKELDADPHVDVIILARGGGSVEDLLPFSDETLCRAIVACRTPVVSAIGHEPDSPLSDHVADLRAATPTDAAKRVVPDAVAEQALVGELRSRSAAALRNWVQRESHLISQLRSRPVLADPLRALDDRSDEIERLREAGRRDISRAIAAESTTIEHLRARLTTLGPAATLARGYSVVQRIVPDGDPEVLRSVDDAPPGTQIRVRVADGAIRAAVMGKDK
- a CDS encoding exodeoxyribonuclease VII small subunit, which encodes MSNPTGNDADIAELGYEAARDELVDVVKVLEQGGLDLDASLALWERGEALAKRCEEHLAGARKRVETALAQAEDED